Proteins from a single region of Antechinus flavipes isolate AdamAnt ecotype Samford, QLD, Australia chromosome 2, AdamAnt_v2, whole genome shotgun sequence:
- the LOC127547124 gene encoding C2 calcium-dependent domain-containing protein 4A-like, translating to MRLLEKLRDSTGASTALEPEKVAMDLMSKSPAVSPFCNVLTPGRIPAFCIPPRLPSHTIPAFQPMGASASTPRRCTVEPDMWPHSRTLSSRPGEEELRPGLVGAREDPDLTDWDPRSQAALSLQHLPRRPTSYGFCALLESPNTRRKESLFLGGSAAAAALLLQSPRPRAHTYCGSGGGTCNPRGRRGALVGPDSASSSSSASSSPCASPRPREAPVPRSRSRQRYRRLLRAPDGLLGRALRASGSRVLARARSVSSAEDDDEDFDAVPDADRVSTSAGPRAPSLPPTPSALGPPRESTVTLGHHGGALHLATEYCPASRRLRIRLLRAEGLYSGTAEPGAIGCRVSVTLVPPGKTRKQRSAVIRQSRNPVFNEDFFFDGLSEDDLRRTAVRVKAENKGRGLERDRLLGRGELELSSILL from the coding sequence ATGCGACTTTTAGAGAAACTACGCGATTCCACGGGGGCGAGCACGGCCCTGGAGCCCGAGAAGGTAGCAATGGATCTCATGTCCAAGAGCCCGGCAGTCTCTCCTTTCTGCAACGTGCTCACTCCGGGGCGCATCCCGGCTTTCTGCATCCCACCCCGGCTACCTTCCCACACCATTCCTGCTTTCCAGCCTATGGGCGCTTCTGCCTCCACTCCTCGACGCTGCACAGTGGAACCCGATATGTGGCCTCACAGTCGGACCTTAAGTAGCAGACCTGGGGAGGAGGAGCTGCGGCCAGGTCTTGTGGGAGCCAGGGAGGACCCGGACCTCACCGACTGGGACCCGCGCTCGCAGGCTGCCCTCTCGCTGCAGCACCTGCCTCGCCGGCCGACCTCATACGGCTTCTGCGCGCTGCTGGAGAGCCCTAATACCCGACGCAAGGAATCCCTTTTCCTCGGGGGCTCTGCAGCCGCTGCTGCTCTTCTTCTCCAGTCCCCGCGCCCTCGGGCTCACACCTATTGTGGTAGCGGCGGCGGCACCTGCAACCCACGCGGGAGGAGGGGCGCCCTAGTCGGGCCCGACAGCGCCTCCTCGTCCTCTTCTGCTAGCTCGTCCCCCTGCGCTTCGCCGCGGCCCCGAGAGGCTCCCGTCCCGCGTTCCCGAAGCCGCCAGCGCTACCGCCGCCTCCTCCGCGCCCCGGACGGGCTCCTGGGCCGGGCGCTGCGAGCCAGTGGGAGCCGCGTTCTGGCCCGGGCCCGCTCGGTCTCCAGCGCAGAAGACGATGACGAGGACTTCGATGCCGTGCCGGACGCAGACCGCGTCTCCACCTCGGCGGGGCCCAGGGCTCCATCCCTCCCGCCGACCCCCTCCGCTCTGGGCCCGCCGCGGGAGAGCACCGTGACCCTGGGCCACCACGGCGGCGCCCTGCACTTGGCTACCGAGTACTGTCCGGCGTCCCGGCGGCTGCGCATCCGCCTGCTCCGAGCCGAGGGTCTGTACAGCGGCACGGCCGAGCCGGGGGCCATCGGCTGCAGAGTCAGCGTCACCTTGGTGCCACCGGGGAAGACGCGCAAGCAGCGCAGCGCCGTGATCCGACAGAGCCGAAACCCAGTGTTCAACGAGGACTTCTTCTTCGACGGACTGTCCGAGGATGACCTACGCCGCACGGCGGTGAGGGTCAAGGCCGAGAACAAGGGCCGGGGCCTGGAGCGGGACCGTTTGCTAGGCCGGGGAGAGCTGGAGCTCAGCTCCATACTTCTCTGA